Proteins encoded by one window of Methanobrevibacter woesei:
- a CDS encoding fumarate hydratase C-terminal domain-containing protein, with product MIEVKTPATDKDISQLKVGDKIAISGTIYTGRDAALPKLVKAIENNETPFDLEGIAIMHTAVSDAGIAPTTSNKYEIESTIPFLSENGVKIHIGKGSLSEKTVDELNKNNSIFVVCPPTAALISNKVLKKECVAFEKEGIEAIYKLKVDKIPGIVTIAHGKKI from the coding sequence ATGATTGAAGTTAAAACACCAGCTACAGATAAAGATATATCTCAATTAAAAGTAGGAGATAAAATAGCTATATCTGGAACTATATATACTGGAAGAGATGCTGCACTTCCAAAATTAGTAAAAGCTATTGAAAACAATGAAACTCCTTTTGATTTAGAAGGAATAGCTATAATGCACACAGCAGTAAGTGATGCAGGAATAGCTCCAACAACAAGTAATAAATATGAAATAGAGTCTACGATACCTTTTTTATCTGAAAATGGAGTTAAGATCCATATTGGAAAAGGGTCTTTAAGTGAAAAAACCGTTGATGAATTAAATAAAAACAATTCTATTTTTGTTGTTTGCCCTCCAACAGCTGCACTGATTTCAAATAAAGTACTAAAAAAAGAATGTGTTGCTTTTGAAAAGGAAGGGATTGAAGCTATATATAAATTAAAAGTAGATAAAATTCCAGGGATAGTAACTATTGCCCATGGAAAAAAGATTTAA